One Melanotaenia boesemani isolate fMelBoe1 chromosome 8, fMelBoe1.pri, whole genome shotgun sequence DNA segment encodes these proteins:
- the LOC121644923 gene encoding zinc finger protein 202 — translation MSLQPAETLLRGNMASCVAFQSKLTSIMEMLAKAAVVEISKLWEDGFAVVQVELRRRESEIETLNRKLMSMENDRLTALSQATNKSSSFSKREHQNKLLSPAGDGSSSNSDQSIRDKTETSANNGTPPPAQTEEKQSEQVKSNRCEAEEKDDEDLIVKLEDEDDVQIVEQEMDSDHGCNTAAGHHEMEQIQQPDEVVQEQESQQWLSISAGSSDSADNSDCVFEPKQSSQNLDSEILLIQNALDILDNSAEAAYSDRFVRDDGTVQSTSSKSRAPVTFSQSPPSIPTEAINHPDREMSVRFLSEKRQTKNISAFNPDSRFFLLNDPELHKTMVSRRIKEKWYICPFCGKSFDRISHLEIHQRIHTGEKPYTCDTCGKSFSQRSNLRTHQRTHKEVLTQNAV, via the exons ATGTCGCTACAGCCAGCAGAAACTCTGCTTCGGGGCAACATGGCCAGCTGTGTGGCTTTCCAGAGCAAGTTAACCTCCATCATGGAGATGCTAGCCAAAGCAGCCGTGGTGGAAATCAGCAAACTATGGGAGGACGGCTTCGCTGTAGTCCAGGTCGAGCTTCGCAGGAGAGAAAGCGAAATtgaaacactgaacagaaagtTGATGTCGATGGAAAACGACCGGTTAACGGCTCTTTCTCAGGCTACAAACAAGTCCTCATCTTTTTCCAAGAGAGAGCATCAGAATAAGCTGCTGTCGCCCGCCGGTGATG GGTCTTCTTCAAATTCAGACCAGAGCATCAGAGATAAGACAGAGACTTCAGCCAATAATGGCACACCACCACCTGCtcagacagaagaaaaacaaagcgaGCAAGTCAAATCTAACCGTTGTGAAGCTGAGGAAAAGGATGATGAGGATTTAATAGTCAAGCTGGAAGATGAGGATGACGTCCAGATTGTGGAGCAGGAAATGGACTCTGATCATGGCTGTAACACCGCAGCAGGTCATCACGAAATGGAACAGATTCAACAGCCCGATGAAGTTGTGCAAGAGCAGGAGAGCCAGCAGTGGTTGTCCATTTCAGCGGGAAGCAGTGACAGTGCCGACAACTCGGACTGCGTCTTTGAACCAAAGCAGTCGTCACAAAATCTGGACTCAGAAATCTTGCTCATTCAAAACGCTTTGGACATTTTGGATAATTCAGCAGAGGCGGCATATTCTGACAGGTTTGTGAGGGATGATGGAACAGTGCAAAGCACCTCAAGTAAATCCAGGGCCCCCGTGACATTTAGCCAGTCTCCGCCAAGTATACCTACAGAAGCAATAAACCACCCAGACAGAGAGATGTCCGTTAGATTCCTTTCAGAAAAACgacaaactaaaaacatttcagctttTAACCCGGACAGCagattctttcttttaaatgatccAGAGCTGCACAAAACAATGGTGAGTCGCCGCATTAAGGAGAAGTGGTACATCTGCCCGTTCTGCGGCAAAAGCTTCGATCGCATCAGCCACCTGGAGATTCACCAGCGAattcacacaggagagaaaccgtACACCTGCGACACATGCGGCAAGAGCTTTTCTCAGAGAAGTAACCTGCGCACTCATCAACGGACTCATAAAGAGGTTCTTACCCAGAATGCAGTTTGA